From Camelina sativa cultivar DH55 chromosome 20, Cs, whole genome shotgun sequence, the proteins below share one genomic window:
- the LOC104769756 gene encoding transcription factor PRE2 has product MSSSRRSRQASSSSRISDDQIADLISKLGQSIPEIRQNRRSSTVSASKVLQETCNYIRNLNKEADDLSDRLTQLLDTIDPNSPQAAVIRSLING; this is encoded by the exons ATGTCGTCAAGCAGAAGGTCGAGACAAGCAAGCTCATCATCAAGAATTAGCGATGATCAGATCGCTGATCTCATCTCAAAGCTCGGACAGTCCATTCCGGAGATTCGCCAGAACCGACGTTCTAGCACG GTATCAGCGTCGAAAGTGTTACAAGAGACTTGCAACTACATAAGAAACTTGAACAAGGAAGCCGATGACCTCAGTGATCGATTGACGCAGCTTTTGGACACCATTGATCCTAACAGCCCACAAGCAGCCGTTATTAGGAGCTTGATTAATGGATAA
- the LOC104769757 gene encoding tyrosyl-DNA phosphodiesterase 1 isoform X2 — MIHFNLRHLSSSMAHSQVAYLIPLKADLKEDDSSPRITLSEGPNIIGRGNVSIADKRLSRKHISIIVSSSGSVSLSEGTNPVVIRSSGDGERKKIKPREEVLVSNDDLIELIPGHHFFKLVLLPTENRGCHERAAKKARKGEAQGDDDDDVEAIRRFVPPNEILPSTFRLLSVNGLPDWANTSCVSINDVIEGDVVAAILSNYMVDVDWLMSACPKLANIPQVMVIHGEGDGRQEYIQRKKPANWSLHKPRLPISFGTHHSKAIFLVYPRGVRVVVHTANLIHVDWNNKSQGLWMQDFPWKDDDNKDPPKCCGFEGDLIDYLNVLKWPEFTASLPGRGNVKINAAFFKKFDYSNATVRLIASVPGYHTGLNLKKWGHMKLRSILQECIFDREFRRSPLVYQFSSLGSLDEKWLAEFRDSLSSGITEDKTPLGPGDPLIIWPTVEDVRCSLEGYAAGNAIPSPLKNVEKPFLKKYWAKWKADHSARSRAMPHIKTFTRYSDQKLAWFLLTSSNLSKAAWGALQKNNSQLMIRSYELGVLFLPSPVKTQGCKFSCTEDNTSTMKAKQETKDEVEKRSKLVTMSWQGNRDSPEIISLPIPYQLPPKPYSTEDVPWSWDRGYSKKDVYGQVWPR; from the exons ATGA ttcACTTCAACCTCAGGCACTTGTCTTCTTCAATGGCTCACTCTCAG GTTGCGTATTTGATTCCATTGAAAGCAGATTTAAAGGAAGACGATTCATCTCCAAGGATAACTTTATCCGAAGGTCCAAACATCATTGGCCGTGGAAACGTTTCAATCGCTGATAAACGTCTCAGCCGTAAACACATCTCCATCATCGTTTCCTCGTCTGGCTCAGTGTCCTTGTCT GAAGGAACGAATCCGGTGGTTATTAGGTCTTCTGGCGACGGCgagaggaagaaaataaaacccCGTGAAGAGGTTTTAGTAAGTAATGATGATCTTATTGAGTTGATCCCTGGTCATCATTTCTTTAAGCTAGTTTTGCTACCTACTGAGAACAGAGGATGCCATGAAAGAGCTGCTAAGAAAGCTCGAAAG GGTGAAGCacaaggtgatgatgatgatgatgtagagGCGATTCGTCGATTTGTTCCACCTAATGAGATACTACCTTCAACGTTTAGGCTTTTGAGTGTTAATGGATTGCCTGATTGGGCTAATACCTCTTGTGTTTCCATTAATGATGTCATTGAG GGAGACGTTGTTGCTGCAATCTTATCGAATTATATGGTCGATGTAGACTGGTTGATGTCAG cTTGCCCGAAACTGGCCAACATTCCTCAGGTTATGGTCATCCATGGAGAAGGTGATGGTAGGCAAGAGTATATACAG AGGAAGAAGCCAGCTAATTGGAGTCTTCATAAGCCCCGGTTACCTATTTCATTTGGAACACACCATTCAAAAGCTATATTTCTTGTCTATCCTCGAGGTGTGAGAGTTGTTGTACACACAGCAAATCTGATCCATGTTGATTGGAACAACAAGAGCCAAGGTTTGTGGATGCAAGATTTCCCttggaaagatgatgataataaagatCCACCTAAATGTTGTGGATTCGAAGGTGATCTTATCGATTACCTCAATGTTCTTAAGTGGCCTGAGTTTACTGCAAGCTTACCTGGTCGTGGTAATGTGAAGATTAATGCAGCCTTCTTCAAAAAGTTTGATTATTCCAATGCTACG GTTCGACTAATTGCATCGGTCCCTGGATACCACACTGGTTTAAACTTGAAAAAATGGGGACACATGAAGCTACGGAGTATCCTTCAAGAATGCATTTTCGATAGAGAGTTCCGCAGATCCCCTTTAGTTTATCAG TTTTCTTCACTTGGCTCTTTAGACGAGAAGTGGTTGGCTGAATTTAGAGATTCTTTGTCTTCTGGTATAACAGAGGACAAAACGCCTCTTGGTCCCGGGGATCCATTGATAATATGGCCTACAGTAGAAGACGTCAGGTGTTCTTTAGAG GGTTATGCTGCTGGCAATGCAATTCCGAGCCCATTGAAGAACGTAGAGAAACCGTTCTTGAAAAAATATTGGGCTAAATGGAAAGCGGATCATAGTGCTCGCAG TCGTGCAATGCCACATATAAAGACGTTCACACGTTACAGCGACCAGAAGCTAGC ATGGTTCTTGCTAACCTCATCTAATCTTAGCAAAGCGGCCTGGGGAGCACTTCAGAAAAACAATTCCCAGTTGATGATACGTTCCTACGAG TTGGGCGTCCTGTTTCTACCATCTCCAGTAAAAACACAAGGTTGTAAATTTTCATGCACAGAGGACAATACAAGTACTATGAAG GCAAAACAAGAGACGAAAGACGAGGTAGAGAAGAGGAGTAAGCTAGTGACAATGTCCTGGCAAGGAAATAGAGATTCGCCTGAGATAATCTCATTACCAATTCCTTATCAACTACCTCCTAAGCCATACTCAAccgaag ATGTTCCGTGGTCATGGGACCGAGGCTACTCGAAGAAGGATGTGTATGGGCAAGTCTGGCCAAGATAG
- the LOC104769757 gene encoding tyrosyl-DNA phosphodiesterase 1 isoform X1, with amino-acid sequence MIHFNLRHLSSSMAHSQVAYLIPLKADLKEDDSSPRITLSEGPNIIGRGNVSIADKRLSRKHISIIVSSSGSVSLSVEGTNPVVIRSSGDGERKKIKPREEVLVSNDDLIELIPGHHFFKLVLLPTENRGCHERAAKKARKGEAQGDDDDDVEAIRRFVPPNEILPSTFRLLSVNGLPDWANTSCVSINDVIEGDVVAAILSNYMVDVDWLMSACPKLANIPQVMVIHGEGDGRQEYIQRKKPANWSLHKPRLPISFGTHHSKAIFLVYPRGVRVVVHTANLIHVDWNNKSQGLWMQDFPWKDDDNKDPPKCCGFEGDLIDYLNVLKWPEFTASLPGRGNVKINAAFFKKFDYSNATVRLIASVPGYHTGLNLKKWGHMKLRSILQECIFDREFRRSPLVYQFSSLGSLDEKWLAEFRDSLSSGITEDKTPLGPGDPLIIWPTVEDVRCSLEGYAAGNAIPSPLKNVEKPFLKKYWAKWKADHSARSRAMPHIKTFTRYSDQKLAWFLLTSSNLSKAAWGALQKNNSQLMIRSYELGVLFLPSPVKTQGCKFSCTEDNTSTMKAKQETKDEVEKRSKLVTMSWQGNRDSPEIISLPIPYQLPPKPYSTEDVPWSWDRGYSKKDVYGQVWPR; translated from the exons ATGA ttcACTTCAACCTCAGGCACTTGTCTTCTTCAATGGCTCACTCTCAG GTTGCGTATTTGATTCCATTGAAAGCAGATTTAAAGGAAGACGATTCATCTCCAAGGATAACTTTATCCGAAGGTCCAAACATCATTGGCCGTGGAAACGTTTCAATCGCTGATAAACGTCTCAGCCGTAAACACATCTCCATCATCGTTTCCTCGTCTGGCTCAGTGTCCTTGTCTGTG GAAGGAACGAATCCGGTGGTTATTAGGTCTTCTGGCGACGGCgagaggaagaaaataaaacccCGTGAAGAGGTTTTAGTAAGTAATGATGATCTTATTGAGTTGATCCCTGGTCATCATTTCTTTAAGCTAGTTTTGCTACCTACTGAGAACAGAGGATGCCATGAAAGAGCTGCTAAGAAAGCTCGAAAG GGTGAAGCacaaggtgatgatgatgatgatgtagagGCGATTCGTCGATTTGTTCCACCTAATGAGATACTACCTTCAACGTTTAGGCTTTTGAGTGTTAATGGATTGCCTGATTGGGCTAATACCTCTTGTGTTTCCATTAATGATGTCATTGAG GGAGACGTTGTTGCTGCAATCTTATCGAATTATATGGTCGATGTAGACTGGTTGATGTCAG cTTGCCCGAAACTGGCCAACATTCCTCAGGTTATGGTCATCCATGGAGAAGGTGATGGTAGGCAAGAGTATATACAG AGGAAGAAGCCAGCTAATTGGAGTCTTCATAAGCCCCGGTTACCTATTTCATTTGGAACACACCATTCAAAAGCTATATTTCTTGTCTATCCTCGAGGTGTGAGAGTTGTTGTACACACAGCAAATCTGATCCATGTTGATTGGAACAACAAGAGCCAAGGTTTGTGGATGCAAGATTTCCCttggaaagatgatgataataaagatCCACCTAAATGTTGTGGATTCGAAGGTGATCTTATCGATTACCTCAATGTTCTTAAGTGGCCTGAGTTTACTGCAAGCTTACCTGGTCGTGGTAATGTGAAGATTAATGCAGCCTTCTTCAAAAAGTTTGATTATTCCAATGCTACG GTTCGACTAATTGCATCGGTCCCTGGATACCACACTGGTTTAAACTTGAAAAAATGGGGACACATGAAGCTACGGAGTATCCTTCAAGAATGCATTTTCGATAGAGAGTTCCGCAGATCCCCTTTAGTTTATCAG TTTTCTTCACTTGGCTCTTTAGACGAGAAGTGGTTGGCTGAATTTAGAGATTCTTTGTCTTCTGGTATAACAGAGGACAAAACGCCTCTTGGTCCCGGGGATCCATTGATAATATGGCCTACAGTAGAAGACGTCAGGTGTTCTTTAGAG GGTTATGCTGCTGGCAATGCAATTCCGAGCCCATTGAAGAACGTAGAGAAACCGTTCTTGAAAAAATATTGGGCTAAATGGAAAGCGGATCATAGTGCTCGCAG TCGTGCAATGCCACATATAAAGACGTTCACACGTTACAGCGACCAGAAGCTAGC ATGGTTCTTGCTAACCTCATCTAATCTTAGCAAAGCGGCCTGGGGAGCACTTCAGAAAAACAATTCCCAGTTGATGATACGTTCCTACGAG TTGGGCGTCCTGTTTCTACCATCTCCAGTAAAAACACAAGGTTGTAAATTTTCATGCACAGAGGACAATACAAGTACTATGAAG GCAAAACAAGAGACGAAAGACGAGGTAGAGAAGAGGAGTAAGCTAGTGACAATGTCCTGGCAAGGAAATAGAGATTCGCCTGAGATAATCTCATTACCAATTCCTTATCAACTACCTCCTAAGCCATACTCAAccgaag ATGTTCCGTGGTCATGGGACCGAGGCTACTCGAAGAAGGATGTGTATGGGCAAGTCTGGCCAAGATAG